One genomic region from Haloarcula taiwanensis encodes:
- a CDS encoding TIGR00268 family protein: protein MSAVSEKLAAAREDLKSRDGVLIAFSGGVDSSVVAALAHDALGDDAIACTAKSETLPAAELTDATRVAEEIGIRHEIVEFSELDSEEFIQNDDMRCYHCRSMRLGAMYDRARELGIDVVCDGTNASDVGEGHRPGLRAVEELDAYSPLLEHDIEKEEVREIAREYDLSVADKPSMACLSSRIPTGLEVTEERLSRVEKAERLLRTWGFEQFRVRDHDGLARIEVGEEELETALDPDFVRTARDHIEDCGFDHVTLDLHGYETGSVSPETEEPAEEETEDVVSNVFDADYPSVD from the coding sequence ATGTCTGCTGTTTCGGAGAAGCTAGCGGCCGCCCGCGAAGACCTCAAGTCGCGAGACGGCGTGCTGATCGCCTTCTCCGGTGGTGTCGATTCGAGTGTCGTCGCCGCGCTGGCGCACGACGCCCTCGGCGACGACGCCATCGCCTGTACCGCCAAGTCTGAGACGCTCCCCGCCGCCGAGCTTACCGACGCCACCCGCGTCGCCGAGGAGATCGGCATCCGACACGAGATCGTGGAGTTCTCCGAGCTCGACAGCGAGGAGTTCATACAGAACGACGACATGCGGTGTTACCACTGCCGGTCGATGCGCCTGGGCGCGATGTACGACCGCGCCCGCGAACTCGGTATTGACGTGGTGTGTGATGGGACGAACGCCTCAGACGTGGGCGAGGGCCACCGGCCCGGCCTCCGTGCCGTCGAGGAACTTGACGCCTACTCCCCGCTGCTGGAACACGACATCGAGAAAGAGGAGGTCCGAGAGATCGCCCGCGAGTATGACCTCTCCGTGGCCGACAAGCCCTCGATGGCGTGTCTCTCCTCGCGGATTCCGACTGGCCTCGAAGTGACGGAGGAACGCCTCTCCCGCGTCGAGAAGGCTGAGCGTCTCCTGCGAACGTGGGGCTTCGAGCAGTTCCGTGTGCGCGACCACGACGGCCTCGCCCGCATCGAGGTCGGCGAAGAAGAACTCGAAACCGCGCTCGACCCCGACTTCGTCCGCACCGCCCGCGACCACATCGAGGACTGTGGCTTCGACCACGTGACGCTCGACCTCCACGGGTACGAAACCGGCAGTGTGAGCCCAGAAACGGAGGAGCCAGCGGAAGAAGAGACGGAGGACGTGGTCAGCAACGTCTTCGACGCCGACTACCCGTCCGTCGACTGA
- a CDS encoding DNA mismatch repair protein MutS: protein MELESVPGVGAKTAAALRELDDPEAALRDGDVASLARAPGISEGRAARIARGAIRAEHDDPGGFTATKRAREIYADALALLTDRTVTDYAAKRLETIYPSGVRSRIEEVRSFAESAMTRDPDPAVLDALSAVEPLAEPGDVRVRDRCLATRDAERYADAQAAIPEVSVEVVDDARQLAELARSYSTVIALDEAFAGVDIEGDVRVEPTALEEPESVVPERVLTFFARNCDRIRAAAEVHRVADLDAPCDLETLLSALEQLDEDGGVSGDEELDRLTTAVDDLDAAVSTAESVANDHLREAIEEQDVTIEGTDLLSLVERGAGVDSLLQRELANEYAAAVEKARDHLVDALALRDMEATARRAFPDEPAYPVEHSEDVVARLREELTAARDQRATRRKRELADDLAEMREDAAALVDAALELDVELAIARFADDFDCTMPDVTESEGVAIEGGRSPLLDVSFEAVEPVDYAVDGVTVLSGVNSGGKTSTLDLVALVTTLSHMGLPVPAESARVGRISELHYHAKTQGTLDAGAFEATLREFGDLVADVDHRNSEPDAGGDTDGPVAGTDNRPVMVLVDELESITEPGASAKIMAGILEALGERQATAIFVSHLARDIREAADTDISIDGIEAKGLEDGELRVERSPVKGKLARSTPELIVEKLADDGTKDGFYGDLLEKFE, encoded by the coding sequence ATGGAGCTCGAATCGGTTCCGGGCGTCGGGGCGAAAACAGCCGCGGCGCTCCGGGAATTAGACGATCCGGAGGCGGCGCTCCGGGACGGCGACGTGGCGTCGCTCGCACGCGCACCGGGTATCAGCGAGGGCCGGGCCGCCCGCATCGCTCGCGGTGCGATCCGGGCTGAACACGACGACCCCGGTGGGTTCACCGCGACGAAACGCGCCCGCGAGATCTACGCGGATGCGCTGGCGCTGCTGACTGACCGGACAGTGACTGACTACGCCGCGAAGCGCCTGGAAACGATTTACCCCAGTGGCGTCCGCAGCCGTATCGAGGAAGTCCGCTCGTTCGCCGAGTCGGCGATGACCCGCGACCCAGACCCGGCGGTTCTCGACGCTCTCTCTGCCGTCGAACCGCTTGCCGAACCCGGAGATGTGCGGGTGCGGGACCGGTGTCTGGCGACCCGCGACGCCGAGCGCTACGCCGACGCGCAGGCCGCGATTCCGGAGGTCAGCGTCGAGGTCGTCGACGACGCCCGTCAGCTGGCCGAACTCGCCCGTTCGTACTCGACGGTCATCGCGCTGGATGAAGCATTCGCCGGCGTCGACATCGAGGGCGACGTGCGCGTGGAGCCGACCGCACTGGAGGAGCCCGAATCCGTTGTGCCCGAGCGAGTCCTCACCTTCTTTGCCCGCAACTGCGACCGGATACGGGCCGCCGCCGAGGTCCACCGCGTCGCCGACCTCGACGCGCCGTGTGACCTGGAGACGCTCCTGTCGGCGCTGGAGCAGCTCGACGAGGACGGGGGCGTCAGCGGTGACGAGGAACTCGACCGCCTGACCACTGCGGTCGACGACCTCGATGCCGCGGTCTCAACCGCCGAGAGCGTCGCCAACGACCACCTCCGAGAGGCCATTGAGGAGCAGGATGTGACCATCGAGGGGACGGACCTGCTGTCGCTGGTTGAGCGCGGCGCGGGCGTCGACTCGCTCCTCCAGCGTGAACTCGCCAACGAGTATGCCGCGGCTGTCGAGAAGGCCCGCGACCACCTCGTCGATGCCCTGGCGCTCCGGGACATGGAGGCGACGGCGCGCCGGGCCTTCCCCGACGAGCCCGCCTATCCCGTCGAACACAGCGAAGACGTCGTCGCCCGTCTCCGCGAGGAACTGACCGCCGCGCGCGACCAGCGCGCGACCCGCCGGAAGCGGGAACTGGCCGACGACCTCGCCGAGATGCGCGAGGACGCCGCGGCGCTGGTCGACGCCGCGCTGGAACTCGACGTAGAGCTTGCCATCGCGCGCTTTGCCGACGATTTCGATTGCACGATGCCAGACGTTACCGAGTCCGAGGGGGTCGCAATCGAGGGCGGACGCTCGCCACTGCTCGACGTGTCCTTTGAGGCCGTCGAGCCAGTCGACTACGCTGTCGACGGTGTGACCGTCCTTTCAGGCGTCAACAGCGGCGGGAAGACCTCGACGCTGGACCTCGTCGCACTCGTGACGACGCTGTCCCACATGGGCCTGCCCGTCCCGGCAGAGTCAGCCCGTGTCGGGCGGATTTCTGAACTCCACTACCACGCCAAGACGCAGGGGACGCTCGACGCCGGCGCGTTCGAAGCGACGCTTCGGGAGTTTGGCGACCTCGTCGCGGACGTGGACCACCGCAACTCAGAACCAGACGCCGGTGGCGATACTGATGGACCAGTAGCCGGGACCGACAACCGCCCGGTGATGGTGTTGGTCGACGAACTTGAATCGATAACTGAGCCGGGGGCCAGCGCGAAGATTATGGCCGGTATCCTCGAAGCGCTGGGCGAACGGCAGGCGACGGCCATCTTCGTCTCGCATCTCGCCCGCGACATCCGCGAGGCCGCCGACACCGACATCAGCATCGACGGTATCGAGGCAAAGGGGCTGGAGGACGGCGAACTGCGCGTCGAGCGCTCGCCGGTCAAGGGCAAGCTCGCCCGCTCGACGCCGGAGCTCATCGTTGAGAAGCTCGCCGACGACGGAACCAAGGATGGCTTCTACGGCGACCTGCTCGAAAAGTTCGAGTAG
- the cdc6 gene encoding cell division control protein 6 (Involved in the initiation of DNA replication), which translates to MSDDPEDRMLGWDESVFRDEHVFEIDWLPETFKHRDTQMETLKYALRPAVRGSRPLNVIARGPPGTGKTTAVQILFDELTAQTDVKTVRVNCQMDSTRYAVFSRLFAEIFDYEPPSSGISFKKLFSQITNKLVEEDEVLVVALDDVNYLFYESEASDTLYSLLRAHEAHSGAKIGVICVSSDLELDVIDALDTRVQSVFRPEEVYFNPYGQAEIADILGERADRGFNEGVVGPTVLDRVAELTEEQGGDLRVGIDLLRRAGMNAERRASRSVETEDVEAAYDKSKYVHLSRRLRELSDSETALVEVIAAHDGQQAGDIYDAFSEQTDLGYTRYSEIINKLDQLDIIDAEYTDVEGRGRSRELTLNYDADAVLERL; encoded by the coding sequence ATGAGCGACGACCCCGAGGACCGGATGCTCGGCTGGGACGAGTCCGTCTTTCGGGACGAACACGTCTTCGAAATCGACTGGCTCCCGGAGACGTTCAAACACCGGGACACACAGATGGAGACGCTGAAGTACGCGCTCCGGCCGGCCGTCCGGGGGTCGCGCCCGCTCAACGTCATCGCCCGCGGGCCGCCGGGGACGGGGAAGACGACGGCCGTCCAGATTCTGTTCGACGAACTCACCGCACAGACGGACGTGAAAACCGTCCGGGTGAACTGCCAGATGGACTCGACGCGCTACGCCGTCTTCTCGCGGCTGTTCGCCGAGATATTCGACTACGAGCCGCCGTCCTCTGGAATATCGTTCAAGAAATTGTTCTCACAGATCACCAACAAACTGGTCGAGGAAGACGAGGTGCTCGTCGTCGCCCTTGACGACGTGAACTACCTATTCTACGAGAGCGAGGCCAGCGACACGCTGTACTCGCTGTTGCGCGCCCACGAAGCCCACTCGGGCGCGAAAATCGGCGTCATCTGCGTCTCCTCTGATCTCGAGCTCGACGTCATCGACGCGCTCGATACCCGCGTCCAGTCCGTGTTCCGGCCCGAGGAGGTGTATTTCAACCCTTACGGACAGGCCGAAATCGCAGATATCCTGGGCGAGCGCGCCGACCGGGGGTTCAACGAAGGCGTCGTCGGTCCCACGGTGCTCGACCGCGTCGCCGAACTGACCGAGGAACAGGGCGGCGACCTCCGGGTCGGTATCGACCTCCTGCGCCGGGCCGGAATGAACGCCGAACGGCGCGCCTCCCGCTCCGTCGAGACCGAGGACGTCGAGGCGGCGTACGACAAGTCTAAATACGTTCACCTGTCCCGCCGGCTGCGGGAACTGTCCGACTCCGAGACTGCGCTCGTGGAGGTCATCGCCGCCCACGACGGCCAGCAGGCCGGCGACATCTACGACGCCTTCTCCGAGCAGACGGACCTGGGGTACACCCGCTACTCTGAGATAATCAACAAGCTCGACCAGCTTGACATCATCGATGCCGAGTACACCGATGTCGAGGGCCGGGGCCGCTCGCGGGAGCTGACGCTCAACTACGACGCCGACGCGGTGCTAGAGCGGCTGTAA